In Nicotiana tabacum cultivar K326 chromosome 17, ASM71507v2, whole genome shotgun sequence, one DNA window encodes the following:
- the LOC107817232 gene encoding protein GLUTAMINE DUMPER 6-like: MVMMMKPLRNTTSTAGDSSFHRWNSPVPYLFGGLAVMMGLIALALLILACSYKKRSSSTEESSSSSNNVNDSDDGRQEKPSTKSVQVLRPEMEPKFVVIMPGDYNPTCLAKPTMPTRQGPDQV; this comes from the coding sequence ATGGTAATGATGATGAAACCATTACGTAATACAACTTCTACAGCAGGAGACTCGAGTTTTCACAGATGGAATTCCCCAGTTCCGTACCTCTTTGGTGGGTTAGCAGTTATGATGGGATTAATAGCGTTAGCATTGTTAATATTGGCTTGTTCTTACAAGAAACGTTCGTCGTCGACGGAAGAATCATCGTCATCTTCCAACAACGTTAATGATTCCGACGACGGTCGTCAAGAGAAGCCGTCGACGAAGTCAGTACAGGTATTGAGACCAGAGATGGAACCAAAATTTGTTGTGATTATGCCTGGAGATTACAATCCAACGTGTTTAGCCAAGCCCACCATGCCTACTCGCCAAGGTCCTGACCAAGTTTGA